TCTAGTTCAACGAGTTGATCCTCTTTCAAACCTGAGTTCTTCAATAGCTCATCACGAGACAAACGCATCTCTGATACTTCACCAAATGTGCTGGGTGCCATTTCGCCATCAATTGTTGCAAGGCCAAGAGTTGGTCGCGGTGCTGGAACTGAACCAGTTGCCGCTGGAACTAGGCCGCGATCGATTGCATCTAAATTATCTTTAATAACTTTAAGTGGCAGGTATTGATCGCGCTGGGCAAGTAATACATAACGCAGACGCTCTAGATCAGATGTTGTGAATTTGCGGTAACCCGATGGTGTTCGCTGCGGCTCAATCAAACCTTCAGATTCAAGGAAGCGAATCTTGGAGATTGTTATATCTGCAAAATCTGGGCGAAGTCTGTTTAGAACTTCACCAATGCTCAGATACGCGCGAGCTGGAACTGCCATTGTAATTCTCCCCTAGTTATTTTCTGCCAGAAACAAAAAGCAGATGGAACTTGCCTATTTGAATCTGATCTCCGGAATGTAGTGCGTGTTCTGTTACTGAAGAATTGTTGACGTATGTGCCATTAAGGGAACCACTGTCTTTGAGTGAAAATCCTGAAGAAGTACTTTCAATCTTTGCGTGAGACCTTGACACTGTTACATCGTCTAAGAAAACATCACTGCCAGATGAGCGACCGATGCTTGCACCCTGTGCAGTAACTAAAAATCTAGAACCAAGATTTGATCCTCGATTGATAATCAGCATTGCTTTTTCTGATGACTGTGCGATTTCTTCGATAATGC
This DNA window, taken from Candidatus Planktophila vernalis, encodes the following:
- a CDS encoding MerR family transcriptional regulator, producing the protein MAVPARAYLSIGEVLNRLRPDFADITISKIRFLESEGLIEPQRTPSGYRKFTTSDLERLRYVLLAQRDQYLPLKVIKDNLDAIDRGLVPAATGSVPAPRPTLGLATIDGEMAPSTFGEVSEMRLSRDELLKNSGLKEDQLVELEGYGLITIRGRHYDGDALAIAKAVTEMAGFGIEARHLRSFKSAADREIGLIEQVITPLTRQKGADSKARAEEVQKEIASLSIRLHAALVRGGLHRLRS
- a CDS encoding FHA domain-containing protein, translating into MKAEQTPSELTTTLHLGLRTASDSPAGALDEFLATVSAADRSIIEEIAQSSEKAMLIINRGSNLGSRFLVTAQGASIGRSSGSDVFLDDVTVSRSHAKIESTSSGFSLKDSGSLNGTYVNNSSVTEHALHSGDQIQIGKFHLLFVSGRK